The proteins below are encoded in one region of Salvelinus fontinalis isolate EN_2023a chromosome 10, ASM2944872v1, whole genome shotgun sequence:
- the LOC129863314 gene encoding B-cell receptor CD22-like, with translation MDPTSVSEGERVTLRCRTQCTVGLNPTYIWYKNRQHLTNPVTSYNRLILDPVTSYNRLILDPVTSYNRLILDPVSSEDAGNYSCAVEGLERILSPEETLTVRYGPKNTSVSVSPSGEIVEGSSVTLTCSSDANPPVDKYTWYKKNGGEYQFSYVNTEPHLVFNQIKSSVTGEYYCEAWNGIKTGTSESININVKCE, from the exons ATGGATCCTACGTCTGtgtcagagggggagagagtcacACTGAGATGTAGAACTCAATGTACAGTCGGTCTcaaccccacctacatctggtacaagaacaGACAACATCTAACCAACCCAGTCACCAGTTATAACAGGCTGATCCTAGACCCAGTCACCAGTTATAACAGGCTGATCCTAGACCCAGTCACCAGTTATAACAGGCTGATCCTAGACCCAGTCAGCAGTGAGGATGCAGGGAACTACTCCTGTGCTGTAGAAGGCTTAGAGAGAATCCTCTCTCCAGAAGAGACTCTCACTGTCAGAT ATGGTCCAAAGAacacctcagtgtcagtcagtccctctggtgaaatagtggagggcagttcagtgactctgacctgcagcagtgatgccaacccacctgtggacAAATATACCTGGTACAAGAAGAATGGAGGTGAATATCAGTTCTCCTATGTGAACACAGAACCACATCTTGTCTTCAATCAGATCAAGTCCTCTGTCACTGGAGAGTACTACTGTGAGGCCTGGAATGGGATTAAGACGGGGACGTCTGAGTCAATCAACATCAATGTGAAATGTGAGTAA